The Sesamum indicum cultivar Zhongzhi No. 13 linkage group LG2, S_indicum_v1.0, whole genome shotgun sequence genome contains a region encoding:
- the LOC105156012 gene encoding homeobox-leucine zipper protein HDG5 isoform X2: MFGDCQVLSAMGGNGMPSDNALYSTSMQHPNTTFMPAINPFNIFSPIIPKEEITGMAKSKEELMESGSGSEHIEGFSGNEQEAEQQPQAKKKRYHRHTTRQIQEMEALFKECPHPDDKQRLKLSQELGLKPRQVKFWFQNRRTQMKAQQDRQDNVVLRAENESLKNENYRLQATLRNIVCPNCGGPAMMGEMGYDEQQLRIENARLKEELERMCCLVSQYTGRPMPGMGPPPLLPTSLDLDVSSYPRKFEQDHMTNCPPDHMIPLPFMPENSQFPGNALILEEERPLALDLAVSSMDELVKMCHTAEPLWVPAADTGKQVLNLEEYARMFSWSANLKQHSPQFRTEATRHTAVVIMNSITLVDAFLDANKWMELFPCIISRAKTLQVVHSEVSGHANGSLHLMYAEVQVLSPLVPTREAHFLRYCQHNAEEGTWAIVDFPLDGLHNDYPPSFAYYKRRPSGCIIQDMPNGYSRVTWVEHAEVEDGPIHQVFSSLVSSGAAFGAQRWLAVLQRQCERLASLMARNISDLGVIPSPEARKSLMNLAQRMTRTFCLNISTSYGQSWTALSDCADDTVRITTRKVTEPGQPNGLILSAVSTTWLPYQHNQVFDFLRDERRRAQLEVLSNGNSLHEVAHIANGSHPGNCISLLRINVASNSSQSVELVLQESCSDDSGSIVVYTTIDVDAIQMAMNGEDPSCIPLLPLGFVIVPMGQIANNDSGIADSKQASENGHLPDSGCLLTVGLQVLASTIPSAKLNLSSVTAINHHLCNTVQQINAVLGNISGNNFSENVDVLGSNIDPEPALPAENKPTDPCATS; this comes from the exons ATGTTTGGAGATTGCCAAGTTCTGTCAGCCATGGGAGGGAATGGTATGCCCTCCGACAACGCTCTCTATTCGACGTCGATGCAGCATCCCAACACTACTTTCATGCCTGCCATCAACcctttcaacattttttctcCTATTATTCCA aaagaagaaattacTGGGATGGCTAAAAGCAAAGAGGAGTTAATGGAAAGTGGGTCTGGAAGTGAACATATTGAAGGGTTTTCAGGAAATGAGCAAGAGGCGGAGCAACAGCCACAGGCTAAGAAAAAGCGCTACCACCGTCATACAACTCGACAGATCCAAGAAATGGAAGC GTTGTTTAAGGAGTGTCCGCACCCAGACGACAAACAACGACTGAAACTAAGCCAAGAACTAGGCCTGAAACCACGACAAGTAAAGTTTTGGTTCCAAAATCGCCGAACCCAAATGAAG GCACAGCAAGACAGGCAAGACAACGTTGTATTGAGGGCAGAAAATGAGAGCTTAAAGAACGAGAACTATCGGTTGCAAGCAACATTGAGGAATATAGTGTGCCCCAACTGTGGAGGTCCAGCCATGATGGGGGAGATGGGGTATGATGAGCAGCAGCTACGGATCGAGAACGCCCGTCTCAAGGAGGAG TTGGAGCGAATGTGCTGCCTTGTTTCGCAATACACCGGGCGCCCGATGCCGGGAATGGGTCCGCCTCCTCTCCTCCCCACTTCACTGGACTTGGATGTGAGTTCATATCCAAGAAAATTCGAGCAAGACCACATGACCAACTGCCCTCCTGATCATATGATTCCTCTACCATTTATGCCTGAAAACTCTCAGTTCCCGGGTAATGCGTTGATCCTAGAAGAGGAAAGACCTCTAGCCCTCGACCTAGCCGTGTCATCTATGGATGAACTAGTGAAGATGTGCCACACGGCTGAGCCACTTTGGGTTCCAGCAGCGGACACCGGGAAACAGGTGCTCAATCTTGAGGAGTATGCGAGGATGTTTTCTTGGTCCGCCAACCTCAAACAGCATTCTCCTCAGTTCAGGACTGAAGCAACCAGACACACTGCTGTTGTTATAATGAATAGCATTACCCTTGTCGATGCATTCCTTGATGCT AACAAATGGATGGAGTTGTTTCCATGCATTATTTCCAGAGCCAAAACGCTTCAAGTAGTGCATTCAGAGGTTTCTGGGCACGCAAATGGTTCTCTTCACCTG ATGTATGCAGAAGTACAGGTTCTCTCCCCGCTAGTGCCGACAAGAGAAGCTCACTTCCTCCGCTATTGCCAACATAATGCCGAGGAGGGAACTTGGGCTATCGTTGATTTCCCCCTCGACGGCTTGCACAATGACTATCCGCCTTCTTTTGCTTATTACAAAAGACGCCCTTCTGGATGCATCATTCAAGACATGCCTAATGGATACTCCAGG GTAACATGGGTTGAGCATGCGGAAGTTGAAGATGGTCCTATCCATCAAGTTTTTAGTAGTTTAGTGAGCAGTGGTGCGGCCTTTGGAGCGCAACGGtggttagctgttttgcagcGACAATGCGAGAGGCTTGCCAGCCTCATGGCCAGAAATATATCCGATCTTGGAG TGATCCCATCTCCTGAAGCGCGAAAAAGTTTGATGAATTTGGCTCAGAGGATGACTCGAACATTCTGCCTCAACATAAGCACTTCCTATGGGCAGTCTTGGACGGCCCTCTCTGATTGTGCCGATGACACTGTTAGAATAACCACAAGAAAAGTAACTGAGCCTGGCCAGCCCAACGGCTTGATTCTTAGTGCTGTGTCCACCACTTGGTTACCCTATCAACACAATCAGGTGTTCGATTTCTTGAGGGATGAGCGTCGCAGAGCTCAG TTAGAAGTTCTCTCCAATGGGAATTCATTACACGAGGTGGCTCACATTGCTAATGGCTCTCATCCTGGAAACTGCATTTCTCTTCTTCGTATCAAT GTTGCTAGTAACTCGTCTCAGAGCGTAGAGCTGGTGCTGCAAGAGAGCTGCTCAGATGATTCAGGGAGTATAGTAGTCTACACCACCATAGACGTTGACGCAATTCAGATGGCAATGAATGGTGAGGACCCCTCCTGCATTCCACTTCTCCCCTTGGGATTTGTCATAGTCCCAATGGGGCAGATTGCCAACAATGACTCTGGTATTGCTGACTCAAAGCAAGCTTCAGAGAACGGTCACCTGCCCGATTCCGGCTGCCTGCTCACCGTTGGCCTACAAGTTCTTGCAAGCACAATCCCAAGTGCAAAGCTAAATCTTTCAAGTGTGACTGCAATTAACCATCACCTGTGCAACACCGTCCAGCAAATTAACGCAGTTCTTGGCAATATCAGTGGAAATAACTTCTCGGAGAATGTCGACGTACTGGGTTCTAACATAGATCCTGAGCCTGCACTGCCTGCAGAGAACAAGCCAACAGATCCCTGTGCCACATCTTAG
- the LOC105156012 gene encoding homeobox-leucine zipper protein HDG5 isoform X1: MFGDCQVLSAMGGNGMPSDNALYSTSMQHPNTTFMPAINPFNIFSPIIPQKEEITGMAKSKEELMESGSGSEHIEGFSGNEQEAEQQPQAKKKRYHRHTTRQIQEMEALFKECPHPDDKQRLKLSQELGLKPRQVKFWFQNRRTQMKAQQDRQDNVVLRAENESLKNENYRLQATLRNIVCPNCGGPAMMGEMGYDEQQLRIENARLKEELERMCCLVSQYTGRPMPGMGPPPLLPTSLDLDVSSYPRKFEQDHMTNCPPDHMIPLPFMPENSQFPGNALILEEERPLALDLAVSSMDELVKMCHTAEPLWVPAADTGKQVLNLEEYARMFSWSANLKQHSPQFRTEATRHTAVVIMNSITLVDAFLDANKWMELFPCIISRAKTLQVVHSEVSGHANGSLHLMYAEVQVLSPLVPTREAHFLRYCQHNAEEGTWAIVDFPLDGLHNDYPPSFAYYKRRPSGCIIQDMPNGYSRVTWVEHAEVEDGPIHQVFSSLVSSGAAFGAQRWLAVLQRQCERLASLMARNISDLGVIPSPEARKSLMNLAQRMTRTFCLNISTSYGQSWTALSDCADDTVRITTRKVTEPGQPNGLILSAVSTTWLPYQHNQVFDFLRDERRRAQLEVLSNGNSLHEVAHIANGSHPGNCISLLRINVASNSSQSVELVLQESCSDDSGSIVVYTTIDVDAIQMAMNGEDPSCIPLLPLGFVIVPMGQIANNDSGIADSKQASENGHLPDSGCLLTVGLQVLASTIPSAKLNLSSVTAINHHLCNTVQQINAVLGNISGNNFSENVDVLGSNIDPEPALPAENKPTDPCATS; encoded by the exons ATGTTTGGAGATTGCCAAGTTCTGTCAGCCATGGGAGGGAATGGTATGCCCTCCGACAACGCTCTCTATTCGACGTCGATGCAGCATCCCAACACTACTTTCATGCCTGCCATCAACcctttcaacattttttctcCTATTATTCCA cagaaagaagaaattacTGGGATGGCTAAAAGCAAAGAGGAGTTAATGGAAAGTGGGTCTGGAAGTGAACATATTGAAGGGTTTTCAGGAAATGAGCAAGAGGCGGAGCAACAGCCACAGGCTAAGAAAAAGCGCTACCACCGTCATACAACTCGACAGATCCAAGAAATGGAAGC GTTGTTTAAGGAGTGTCCGCACCCAGACGACAAACAACGACTGAAACTAAGCCAAGAACTAGGCCTGAAACCACGACAAGTAAAGTTTTGGTTCCAAAATCGCCGAACCCAAATGAAG GCACAGCAAGACAGGCAAGACAACGTTGTATTGAGGGCAGAAAATGAGAGCTTAAAGAACGAGAACTATCGGTTGCAAGCAACATTGAGGAATATAGTGTGCCCCAACTGTGGAGGTCCAGCCATGATGGGGGAGATGGGGTATGATGAGCAGCAGCTACGGATCGAGAACGCCCGTCTCAAGGAGGAG TTGGAGCGAATGTGCTGCCTTGTTTCGCAATACACCGGGCGCCCGATGCCGGGAATGGGTCCGCCTCCTCTCCTCCCCACTTCACTGGACTTGGATGTGAGTTCATATCCAAGAAAATTCGAGCAAGACCACATGACCAACTGCCCTCCTGATCATATGATTCCTCTACCATTTATGCCTGAAAACTCTCAGTTCCCGGGTAATGCGTTGATCCTAGAAGAGGAAAGACCTCTAGCCCTCGACCTAGCCGTGTCATCTATGGATGAACTAGTGAAGATGTGCCACACGGCTGAGCCACTTTGGGTTCCAGCAGCGGACACCGGGAAACAGGTGCTCAATCTTGAGGAGTATGCGAGGATGTTTTCTTGGTCCGCCAACCTCAAACAGCATTCTCCTCAGTTCAGGACTGAAGCAACCAGACACACTGCTGTTGTTATAATGAATAGCATTACCCTTGTCGATGCATTCCTTGATGCT AACAAATGGATGGAGTTGTTTCCATGCATTATTTCCAGAGCCAAAACGCTTCAAGTAGTGCATTCAGAGGTTTCTGGGCACGCAAATGGTTCTCTTCACCTG ATGTATGCAGAAGTACAGGTTCTCTCCCCGCTAGTGCCGACAAGAGAAGCTCACTTCCTCCGCTATTGCCAACATAATGCCGAGGAGGGAACTTGGGCTATCGTTGATTTCCCCCTCGACGGCTTGCACAATGACTATCCGCCTTCTTTTGCTTATTACAAAAGACGCCCTTCTGGATGCATCATTCAAGACATGCCTAATGGATACTCCAGG GTAACATGGGTTGAGCATGCGGAAGTTGAAGATGGTCCTATCCATCAAGTTTTTAGTAGTTTAGTGAGCAGTGGTGCGGCCTTTGGAGCGCAACGGtggttagctgttttgcagcGACAATGCGAGAGGCTTGCCAGCCTCATGGCCAGAAATATATCCGATCTTGGAG TGATCCCATCTCCTGAAGCGCGAAAAAGTTTGATGAATTTGGCTCAGAGGATGACTCGAACATTCTGCCTCAACATAAGCACTTCCTATGGGCAGTCTTGGACGGCCCTCTCTGATTGTGCCGATGACACTGTTAGAATAACCACAAGAAAAGTAACTGAGCCTGGCCAGCCCAACGGCTTGATTCTTAGTGCTGTGTCCACCACTTGGTTACCCTATCAACACAATCAGGTGTTCGATTTCTTGAGGGATGAGCGTCGCAGAGCTCAG TTAGAAGTTCTCTCCAATGGGAATTCATTACACGAGGTGGCTCACATTGCTAATGGCTCTCATCCTGGAAACTGCATTTCTCTTCTTCGTATCAAT GTTGCTAGTAACTCGTCTCAGAGCGTAGAGCTGGTGCTGCAAGAGAGCTGCTCAGATGATTCAGGGAGTATAGTAGTCTACACCACCATAGACGTTGACGCAATTCAGATGGCAATGAATGGTGAGGACCCCTCCTGCATTCCACTTCTCCCCTTGGGATTTGTCATAGTCCCAATGGGGCAGATTGCCAACAATGACTCTGGTATTGCTGACTCAAAGCAAGCTTCAGAGAACGGTCACCTGCCCGATTCCGGCTGCCTGCTCACCGTTGGCCTACAAGTTCTTGCAAGCACAATCCCAAGTGCAAAGCTAAATCTTTCAAGTGTGACTGCAATTAACCATCACCTGTGCAACACCGTCCAGCAAATTAACGCAGTTCTTGGCAATATCAGTGGAAATAACTTCTCGGAGAATGTCGACGTACTGGGTTCTAACATAGATCCTGAGCCTGCACTGCCTGCAGAGAACAAGCCAACAGATCCCTGTGCCACATCTTAG